GACGGTGGGGACCCTGGTGTCGGGGGTGTCAGCCACGTCCGTAACGCTCCTCGGCCTTCCAGAAGTACACGAAACCGCCGATCCCGCAGACCAGCGCCCAGCCCGCCGCGACGGCCCACACGTGCGGGGGCATCTGGTCGCGGGTGAAGCTGTCGATGAGGGCGTAGCGCATCAGGTCGATGTAGACCGCGGCCGGGTTGAACTCCAGGGCCGTCATCACGAACGACGGGACCCGGTCCTCGGTGACCAGCTTGTCCAGGCTCCACATGACGCCCGAGGCGTACATCCAGGTCCGCAGGATGAAGGGTGTCAGCTGGGCGATGTCCGGGGTCTTCGCGGCGATACGCGCCATGACCATGGAGACGCCGGTGTTGAACAGGGCCTGGAGGGCGAGCGCGGGGACCGCCAGCAGCCAGGACGGCCGCGGGTACTGGCCGAACACCAGGAGGATGAGGAAGAGCGCGCCGAGCGAGAACAGCAGCTGCTGGAGCTGCTGGACGGCCAGCGCGATGGGCAGCGAGGCGCGCGGGAAGTGCAGGGCC
This DNA window, taken from Streptomyces nitrosporeus, encodes the following:
- a CDS encoding ABC transporter permease, with product MVSQTAAPPAPAPEDPASSPFLPSYAPGELAALAARHGLAVSGARPSLGEYVRQLWGRRHFITAFATAKLTAQYSQAKLGQIWQIMTPLLNATVYYFIFGVLMNTKHGVPDYVPFLVTGVFIWTFTASSITAGTRAISGNTGLVRALHFPRASLPIALAVQQLQQLLFSLGALFLILLVFGQYPRPSWLLAVPALALQALFNTGVSMVMARIAAKTPDIAQLTPFILRTWMYASGVMWSLDKLVTEDRVPSFVMTALEFNPAAVYIDLMRYALIDSFTRDQMPPHVWAVAAGWALVCGIGGFVYFWKAEERYGRG